One stretch of Halichoerus grypus chromosome 10, mHalGry1.hap1.1, whole genome shotgun sequence DNA includes these proteins:
- the LOC118541773 gene encoding lipopolysaccharide-binding protein-like yields the protein MMARPYCVVVALLLLAEVSGFKEGASNPGFVARITRKGLEYARRFGVAILKKELSTIKLPDFSGSFKVGWIKSVSYDFYRLKIHYFELRNSDLRLRPRQGVRASLSNNYVFVSGNWKVKKAFITLDGTFDVNVDGISISVSLNLGKDQSGRPTASVSRCRNSIGHISVDISGQLSWILNLFHERIENNFKNILEQKICEMVRKSTTSHLEPYLRSLPVISMIDQVASIDYSLVGAPQVTSQVLDTPFKGEFFGQNWHSPAPFDAPPIRLPEKHDHMVYFAVSEYVFNTASRVYHQAGRMNFTIQNRHIPRDSPIHRHTSSFRAIIPQLARLHPNMELELETSPESAPFLTFTPGSVTLTPVIDIQVFALLPTSSDRKPLFQLRVTTNVSATINVNSDRIVGSVTPGSKLKLELKHSNIRFINVELMEAILNYYALHTLYPSLNAKLEEGFPLPLPRDTHLNSLELRVHENFLLLGANLD from the exons ATGATGGCCAGACCATACTGTGTGGTAGTCGCCCTATTGCTGCTGGCAGAGGTCTCTGGGTTCAAAGAAGGGGCATCCAATCCTGGGTTCGTGGCCAGAATCACCAGAAAAGGCCTGGAATATG CCCGCCGATTCGGAGTAGCCATCCTGAAGAAGGAGCTGTCCACAATCAAGTTGCCTGATTTCTCAGGAAGCTTCAAAGTCGGCTGGATTAAAAGTGTGAGCTATGACTTTTACAG aCTGAAGATCCATTACTTTGAGCTCAGGAACTCGGATTTGAGGCTACGCCCAAGGCAGGGGGTCAGAGCCTCCCTGTCCAATAACTACGTGTTTGTCAGTGGGAACTGGAAGGTGAAAAAGGCTTTCAT CACCCTAGATGGTACTTTCGATGTGAATGTGGATGGCATTTCCATCTCAGTCTCTCTGAACTTGGGCAAGGACCAGTCTGGACGGCCCACTGCCTCCGTGTCCCGCTGCCGCAACTCCATTGGCCACATCAGTGTTGACATTTCCGGACAGCTAAG cTGGATCCTGAACCTCTTCCatgaaagaattgaaaataatttcaaaaatatcttgGAACAAAAG ATCTGCGAAATGGTCAGGAAGTCAACCACCTCTCACCTGGAGCCCTATCTCCGGAGTCTGCCAG TTATCTCAATGATTGATCAGGTTGCCAGCATTGACTACAGTTTAGTAGGTGCTCCCCAAGTGACTTCTCAAGTCCTAGACACACCCTTCAAG GGTGAATTCTTTGGCCAAAACTGGCACTCCCCAGCCCCCTTCGATGCTCCGCCCATCAGGCTGCCCGAGAAACACGACCACATGGTCTACTTTGCTGTCTCTGAATATGTCTTCAACACAGCCAGCCGGGTTTACCACCAGGCTGGGCGCATGAACTTCACCATCCAAAACCGCCAC ATTCCCCGGGACTCTCCAATCCACCGGCACACCAGTTCATTCCGGGCCATCATTCCTCAG CTGGCCAGGTTGCACCCCAATATGGAGCTAGAGCTTGAAACGTCACCCGAATCAGCTCCATTCCTGACGTTCACCCCTGGGAGTGTGACCCTCACGCCGGTGATAGACATCCAGGTCTTTgctctcctgcccacctcctctgaCCGCAAGCCACTCTTCCAGCTCAGGGTG ACAACAAACGTCTCCGCCACCATCAATGTGAACTCCGACAGGATTGTTGGTTCAGTGACCCCAGGAAG TAAGCTGAAATTGGAACTGAAACACTCCAACATCCGTTTCATCAAC GTGGAGCTGATGGAAGCCATCCTCAATTACTACGCGCTCCACACATTATACCCCTCTCTCAACG CAAAGCTTGAGGAaggcttccctctccctctgccaaggGACACCCACCTCAACAGTTTGGAGCTCCGAGTCCACGAG AACTTCTTGCTCTTGGGGGCCAACCTTGATTAG